The following proteins come from a genomic window of Mammaliicoccus sp. Marseille-Q6498:
- the pstB gene encoding phosphate ABC transporter ATP-binding protein PstB, with translation MTDVKIRDLSQNTTPNETTQNNQIVQEDKKIVYKTNNLDLWYGDFHALKNINLDIAENEVTAIIGPSGCGKSTYIKTLNRMIELIPSVKTSGEIIYRDKNIFDKKFSVEELRTNVGMVFQKPNPFPKSIYDNITYGPRIHGITDKKILDEIVERSLKGAAIWDECKDKLDQNAYSLSGGQQQRICIARCLAIEPDVILMDEPTSALDPISTLKVEELVQELKTKYSIIIVTHNMQQAARISDKTAFFLNGYVNEFDNTDKIFSNPTDKKTEDYISGRFG, from the coding sequence ATGACAGACGTTAAAATTAGAGATTTATCTCAAAATACAACGCCAAATGAAACGACACAAAATAACCAAATAGTTCAAGAAGATAAAAAAATCGTTTATAAAACGAATAACTTAGATTTATGGTATGGTGATTTCCATGCTTTGAAAAATATTAATTTAGATATTGCGGAAAATGAAGTAACAGCAATTATTGGACCATCAGGTTGTGGTAAATCAACTTATATTAAAACACTTAATCGAATGATCGAATTAATTCCAAGCGTTAAAACTTCTGGAGAAATTATTTACAGAGACAAAAACATTTTTGATAAAAAATTTAGCGTAGAAGAATTAAGAACTAATGTAGGGATGGTATTCCAAAAACCAAATCCATTCCCTAAATCAATTTACGACAATATTACTTATGGACCAAGAATCCATGGTATTACAGATAAGAAAATTTTAGATGAAATTGTTGAACGTTCACTTAAAGGTGCTGCAATTTGGGATGAATGTAAAGACAAACTTGATCAAAATGCATACAGTTTATCTGGTGGACAACAGCAAAGAATATGTATTGCACGTTGTCTCGCTATCGAACCAGATGTAATCTTGATGGATGAGCCAACATCTGCGCTTGATCCAATTTCAACATTAAAAGTTGAAGAACTTGTTCAAGAATTGAAAACAAAGTATTCTATTATTATTGTGACACACAACATGCAACAAGCAGCGAGAATATCTGATAAAACAGCATTTTTCTTAAATGGTTATGTTAATGAGTTTGATAACACTGACAAAATTTTCTCAAATCCTACTGACAAGAAAACTGAAGATTACATTTCAGGAAGATTTGGTTAA